The following coding sequences are from one Bacillota bacterium window:
- the hisS gene encoding histidine--tRNA ligase produces the protein MRYQRPRGTNDILPDETPLWNQVEETFRTLCQRYGYHEIRTPIFEETDLFTRSMGEHTDVVSKEMYTFTDRGGRSVTLKPEGTAPVVRAYVENNLAALGGVSKLYYITPIFRYERPQAGRYRQAHQLGVEAIGAQHPSIDAEVIALAMHFYRELGISRLSLVLNSVGCPVCRPVYRERLREFAQPFVHQLCEACQTRYEVNPLRMLDCKRETCRTLLQDAPDIVQSLCEDCRAHFDALRSYLDALGIPYVVDKHLVRGFDYYTKTAFEIVSDALGAQNALGGGGRYDGLVEAVGGASTPGIGFALGIERAIIVLKQLGLAEAKRQTVDVFVAALGEEAVLPALKLLQQLREAGISAETDYQRRSLKGQMKLADRLGSRVTLMIGEDELAQGVVTLRDMLTKEQRTVAMDDVMRAVAETLNGQPDEMN, from the coding sequence ATGCGCTATCAACGCCCGCGCGGCACTAACGATATCCTGCCCGACGAAACCCCACTCTGGAACCAGGTGGAGGAAACCTTCCGCACGCTGTGCCAACGCTACGGCTACCACGAAATCCGCACGCCCATCTTCGAAGAGACAGACCTCTTCACCCGCAGTATGGGCGAACATACCGACGTGGTGAGCAAGGAGATGTACACCTTCACCGACCGGGGCGGGCGCAGCGTCACGCTGAAACCCGAAGGCACCGCCCCCGTTGTGCGGGCATACGTCGAGAACAACCTCGCCGCGCTGGGCGGGGTCAGCAAACTCTACTATATCACCCCCATCTTCCGCTATGAGCGACCACAGGCGGGACGCTACCGACAGGCGCACCAGCTGGGCGTGGAAGCCATCGGCGCGCAACATCCGTCCATCGATGCCGAAGTCATCGCGCTTGCCATGCACTTCTACCGCGAGCTGGGCATCTCCCGCCTGTCACTGGTGCTGAACTCGGTGGGATGCCCGGTCTGTCGTCCTGTCTACCGCGAGCGGCTGCGCGAGTTCGCCCAACCCTTTGTGCATCAGCTGTGTGAGGCGTGTCAGACCCGCTACGAGGTGAACCCTTTGCGGATGCTGGACTGCAAGCGCGAGACCTGCCGCACCTTGCTGCAGGACGCGCCCGACATCGTGCAGAGCCTGTGTGAGGATTGCCGCGCCCACTTCGACGCGCTGCGGAGCTATCTCGACGCACTGGGCATTCCCTATGTGGTGGACAAGCATCTGGTGCGCGGGTTCGACTACTACACCAAGACAGCCTTCGAGATTGTCAGCGACGCACTGGGCGCACAGAACGCGCTGGGCGGCGGTGGACGCTACGACGGACTGGTGGAAGCGGTAGGCGGCGCTTCCACCCCGGGCATCGGCTTCGCGCTGGGCATCGAACGGGCGATTATCGTGCTCAAACAGCTGGGGCTGGCGGAAGCGAAACGCCAGACGGTGGACGTGTTCGTGGCGGCGCTGGGGGAAGAGGCGGTACTGCCTGCGCTGAAACTGCTGCAGCAGCTGCGAGAGGCAGGTATCTCCGCTGAGACCGATTACCAGAGGCGCAGCCTGAAGGGACAGATGAAGCTGGCAGACCGCCTCGGCAGCCGTGTGACCCTGATGATTGGCGAAGACGAACTGGCGCAAGGGGTGGTTACCCTGCGGGACATGCTGACCAAAGAGCAACGCACGGTGGCGATGGACGATGTCATGCGGGCGGTGGCGGAAACGCTGAACGGACAGCCAGATGAAATGAACTGA
- a CDS encoding DinB family protein has protein sequence MHHPYIWEECLEALAKTPLALQRLARLVPPERWEYRPSPDRYSPKELLYHLAEVEEAFYARYRLIAEQDRPALTVYDPHYALQEERYTGGSVEEGLRLFSEARARSLEFLNSLPMEARDRVGIHPEFGEWSIFQQVQLCVAHDLLHLSDVLLRSP, from the coding sequence ATGCATCATCCGTACATCTGGGAAGAGTGTCTGGAGGCGCTGGCAAAAACGCCCCTCGCGCTACAGCGTTTGGCCAGGCTGGTACCGCCAGAACGATGGGAATACCGCCCCTCGCCCGACCGCTATTCCCCGAAAGAGCTGCTTTATCATCTGGCGGAGGTGGAGGAAGCGTTTTACGCTCGCTACCGCCTGATTGCCGAGCAGGACCGCCCTGCGCTGACCGTGTATGACCCGCACTACGCGCTGCAGGAAGAGCGTTACACGGGGGGAAGCGTGGAGGAAGGCTTGCGCCTCTTCTCGGAGGCGCGCGCCCGCTCGCTGGAGTTCCTGAACAGCCTGCCCATGGAAGCACGCGACCGCGTCGGCATCCACCCCGAGTTCGGCGAGTGGAGCATCTTCCAGCAGGTGCAGCTGTGCGTGGCGCATGACCTGCTGCACCTCTCCGATGTGCTGCTGCGAAGCCCTTGA